A portion of the Notolabrus celidotus isolate fNotCel1 unplaced genomic scaffold, fNotCel1.pri scaffold_175_arrow_ctg1, whole genome shotgun sequence genome contains these proteins:
- the bub1 gene encoding mitotic checkpoint serine/threonine-protein kinase BUB1 isoform X2, translating into MDISTYLQCFENNLSTYTGDDPLDQWDKFVEYLEQRLPADSSDGMSLVFDSLVQRFISAERYADDIRYVNYCIRCASFYSDPVALYSHIYSKGIGTRTASLYVAWAQQFEHRGMNEQADAVYQRAMENQAQPADTVLHEYRQFQSRTKSQTQVSGGRTPLQNSHLTNQMSSHREPVPQNKAPGDCPPKPAAHKTTFIVSRSETSGAIPSSQNPGVQMVSEYMTDELVCEGSELCFEEVRAEKYFRKLREKKEQPEKDPEEMKEEMLRDQDDVIRGFRFMFEKLHQEIDAGGGVSSQPPSQRLPAGEAASHLNPLQHPFGRPGPSLGLTSRRSLGLRLHIESTATVLEPPLPPPPQAAEIFHPSVLPDRSIHLPSLPTDHESAAQTSSFEHMNRSLHRAAVNAEDGLQQSGVEEAPAREHNTTQQDAGHPSEPEENLNMSQGGTANLSHITPNTSLGYVQATPSRVLPSPTVNTREALDVIMDMFQAPTLLEDPFSNLSVLHAAEREVEPVYTGTGGVPSFPKPAAAAPFTVFQDEDDKENGSAAAPPPPAVQKSKPIRALAEIAVSNKPNDTPPDLMPDESTMWGARYNSLNSLAACPNSTTDFAMLAQFVSTPFTHKTPVSGNFFQDQENNADGGDPEDEAYLRRQTKKLSPIIEQSPSNETGVSKLAPSSERHGTIVGEGLASATHCLTTSSITMVQPPPPAVLSFRDQTICPTESSMSRTTGPGWEIYTSPEQPPKPASATIHHQSLNRSRREAFTIREDLHKPASPERLQEEVYDVPMSPECALKPDWPSIRSPGVTVEPDLDCFLSPRRLTVHNQNQDVPMSPEQLLQPCADVPMSPPQDEHMASPDVSLNAAPERTGSVQLVSDPWDDELISYLLSNLSPPLTSHPHFITWKCNVPNIAPKITISMGKASLRVDCVLGQGAFATVYQATDPVTSEKVVLKVQKPANPWEFYINTQLDARLQPDVRHLYSSLRSAHLFTNGSVLLGELHNYGTLLNAVNIYKTLSDKVMPQPLVMFFTACILNMVERLHGINVIHADIKPDNFLLGERFLENKCFQSENVDHGLALIDLGQSIDMELFPQGTAFTSRCLTSGFQCTEMQSGRPWNYQTDYFGIAGTVHCMLFGTYMQVTKEGGAWKTNGVFRRNPHSDLWQDFFHTLLNVPDCGSLPSLQSLRCKLWSVLQENYSSKLPSLKSRLVVLLLESRKAARR; encoded by the exons ATGGATATATCCACTTATTTACA GTGTTTTGAAAACAACTTGAGCACATACACAGGAGACGACCCGTTAGACCAATGGGACAA GTTCGTGGAGTACCTGGAGCAGAGGTTACCTGCAGACAGCAGTGATGGGATGTCCCTTGTGTTTGACAGTCTTGTTCAGAGATTCATCAGTGCTGAACGTTACGCAGACGACATCAGATACGTGAACTACTGCATCAGATGT GCGAGTTTTTACTCCGACCCGGTCGCTCTGTACAGTCATATCTACAGCAAAGGCATCGGCACCAGGACGGCCTCCCTCTATGTGGCCTGGGCTCAGCAGTTTGAGCACAGGGGCATGAATGAGCAGGCGGATGCTGTTTACCAGAGAGCCATGGAGAACCAGGCCCAGCCAGCTGACACGGTTCTCCATGAATACAG GCAGTTTCAATCCAGAACAAAGAGCCAGACACAAGTATCAG GCGGACGAACCCCTTTACAAAACTCTCatctaaccaatcagatgtcCTCTCACAGAGAGCCTGTGCCTCAGAACAAG GCGCCGGGGGATTGTCCGCCCAAACCAGCAGCACATAAAACCACCTTCAT cgtGTCTCGCTCAGAGACTTCCGGAGCGATCCCCTCGTCTCAGAACCCCGGCGTTCAGATGGTGTCCGAGTACATGACGGACGAGCTGGTCTGCGAGGGGTCTGAGCTTTGTTTCGAGGAGGTCAGAGCGGAGAAATACTTCAGGAAGCTCCGAGAGAAGAAGGAGCAGCCGGAGAAGGACCCTGAAGAAATGA aggaggagatgctgCGCGATCAGGATGATGTCATTCGGGGCTTCAGATTTATGTTTGAGAAGCTTCACCAGGAGATTGACGCCGGGGGAGGAGTATCCAGCCAGCCTCCATCACAGAGG CTTCCTGCAGGAGAGGCAGCCTCACACCTGAATCCTCTCCAGCATCCCTTTGGGCGTCCTGGACCCTCCCTCGGTCTGACCAGCAGGAGATCTCTGGGTTTGAGGCTACACATAGAGTCCACGGCGACTGTCCTcgagcctcctcttcctcctcctcctcaggctgCTGAGATCTTTCATCCCTCAGTGCTGCCTGACAGGAGCATTCATCTACCATCGCTGCCCACAGATCACGAGTCTGCCGCTCAGACGTCGAGCTTTGAGCACATGAACCGGTCGCTCCACAGAGCCGCTGTGAACGCTGAGGATGGACTTCAGCAGAGCGGCGTAGAGGAGGCTCCAGCCCGGGAGCACAACACCACACAGCA GGACGCCGGGCACCCGTCAGAGCCGGAGGAGAACCTGAACA tgtcaCAGGGAGGCACAGCCAACCTTTCTCACATCACTCCTAACACCTCACTGGGGTACGTTCAGGCCACGCCGTCACGGGTGCTGCCGTCGCCCACTGTCAACACACGGGAAGCCCTGG ATGTGATCATGGACATGTTCCAGGCGCCGACGCTCCTGGAGGACCCGTTCAGCAACCTGTCGGTGCTGCACGCCGCAGAGCGGGAGGTCGAGCCCGTCTACACAGGAACCG GAGGCGTTCCCTCTTTCCCcaaacctgcagctgctgcccCGTTCACCGTCTTCCAGGACGAGGACGACAAAGAAAACGGCAG cgctgcagctcctcctcctccggcgGTGCAGAAGTCTAAACCAATCAGAGCTCTGGCTGAGATCGCCGTGTCCAACAAACCGAAC GACACTCCTCCAGACCTGATGCCGGATGAGAGCACCATGTGGGGAGCTCGCTACAACTCCCTCAACTCTCTGGCGGCGTGTCCCAACAGCACCACAGACTTCGCCATGCTGGCTCAGTTCGTCTCCACGCCGTTCACTCACAAGACGCCCGTCAGTGGAAACTTCTTCCAGGACCAAG agaATAACGCTGACGGCGGCGATCCTGAAGACGAAGCTTACCTCAGACGTCAGACCAAAAAACTCAG CCCCATCATAGAGCAGAGTCCGTCCAACGAGACCGGCGTCAGTAAGCTCGCCCCGTCCTCCGAGCGGCACGGCACCATCGTGGGCGAGGGTCTCGCCTCCGCCACGCACTGCCTCACCACCTCCTCCATCACCATGGTGCAGCCCCCTCCTCCCGCCGTCCTCTCCTTCAGGGACCAGACCATCTGTCCCACAGAGTCCTCCATGTCCAGGACCACAGGGCCCGGCTGGGAGATCTACACGAGCCCCGAGCAGCCTCCCAAACCGGCCTCTGCGACCATCCATCATCAGAGTCTAAACAGATCCAGGAGGGAAGCTTTTACAATCAGGGAGGATTTACACAAACCTGCGAGTCCAGAGCGACTCCAGGAAGAGGTCTATGACGTTCCCATGAGCCCAGAGTGTGCGCTCAAACCGGACTGGCCCTCTATCAGGAGCCCCGGAGTCACAGTGGAGCCGGACCTGGACTGCTTCCTGAGCCCCCGTCGTCTCACGGTGCACAACCAGAACCAGGACGTCCCCATGAGTCcggagcagctgctgcagccgtGTGCCGACGTGCCCATGAGCCCGCCGCAGGATGAGCACATGGCGAGTCCGGACGTGTCCCTGAACGCAGCGCCGGAGAGGACGGGCTCGGTCCAACTGGTGTCAGACCCCTGGGACGACGAGCTGATCTCCTACCTGCTCTCCAATCTCTCTCCTCCGCTCACCTCTCATCCTCACTTCATCACCTGGAAGTGTAACGTGCCCAACATCGCCCCGAAGATCACCATCAGCATGG GTAAAGCATCGCTGCGAGTCGACTGCGTCCTCGGACAAGGAGCTTTTGCGACCGTCTACCAGGCGACCGACCCCGTGACCTCTGAGAAGGTGGTGTTAAAG GTCCAGAAGCCGGCCAACCCCTGGGAGTTCTACATCAACACTCAGCTGGACGCTCGGCTGCAGCCTGACGTGCGTCACCTCTACAGCAGCCTCCGCTCCGCCCACCTCTTCACTAACGGGAGCGTCCTGTTAGGAGAGCTGCACAACTACGGCACCCTGCTG AACGCCGTCAACATCTACAAAACCCTGAGCGACAAAGTGATGCCTCAGCCGCTCGTCATGTTCTTCACCGCCTGCATCCTGAACATGGTGGAGAGGCTGCACGGCATCAACGTCATCCACGCCGACATCAAGCCGGACAACTTCCTGCTGGGGGAGAG GTTCCTGGAGAATAAATGTTTCCAGTCGGAGAACGTGGACCACGGCCTCGCTCTCATCGACCTCGGGCAGAGCATCGACATGGAGCTTTTCCCACAAGGCACTGCGTTCACCAGCAGGTGTCTGACGTCAGGGTTTCAGTGCACAGAGATGCAGAGCGGGCGGCCCTGGAACTATCAG ACGGATTACTTTGGGATCGCAGGGACGGTGCACTGCATGCTGTTTGGGACGTACATGCAGGTCACAAAGGAAGGAGGCGCGTGGAAGACAAACGGAGTGTTCAGAAG aAACCCTCACAGCGACCTGTGGCAGGACTTCTTCCACACTCTGCTGAACGTCCCGGACTGCGGCTCTCTCCCGAGTCTGCAGAGCCTCCGCTGCAAGCTGTGGTCCGTCCTGCAGGAGAACTACAGCAGCAAACTGCCCTCGCTGAAGAGCCGGCTCGTGGTCCTGCTGCTGGAGAGCCGCAAGGCCGCCAGGAGATGA